A single window of Desulfobacterales bacterium DNA harbors:
- a CDS encoding type II toxin-antitoxin system VapC family toxin, whose product MFILDTDHISLFQRNHPIVVRRVTEISPDKMATTVITFEEQIRGRLDIVRKAKKDEEIIRSYQNLLATFIFFKNIRIINFDEKSQKIFKSMREDKIRIGTQDLRIASISITHNATLVTRNRQDFICVPSLKIQDWSLS is encoded by the coding sequence ATGTTCATTTTAGATACTGACCACATATCTCTTTTTCAGAGAAATCATCCAATAGTTGTTCGTCGTGTTACAGAGATTTCTCCCGATAAAATGGCAACTACAGTTATCACTTTTGAAGAACAGATAAGAGGCAGATTGGATATAGTTCGTAAAGCAAAGAAAGATGAAGAAATTATAAGAAGTTATCAAAATCTTTTGGCGACTTTTATTTTCTTTAAAAATATAAGAATTATTAATTTCGATGAAAAATCTCAAAAAATATTTAAAAGTATGCGTGAAGATAAAATACGTATTGGTACACAAGATTTAAGAATAGCCTCTATATCTATTACTCATAACGCTACGTTAGTTACTCGCAATCGTCAAGATTTTATTTGTGTGCCATCTCTAAAAATTCAAGACTGGTCATTATCATAA
- a CDS encoding hemerythrin family protein, giving the protein MEKNKTILKLKWTKELSVNNNDIDDQHKNLFNIINKLIRIRQSGSDREHILEILKELVDYSYKHFKTEDIYMMDNDFPLFLSHSQEHQKYMVKIGEFISSFEEEKTNLSTDILLFLREWWINHISETDMKYTLYIKTTNIQ; this is encoded by the coding sequence TTGGAAAAAAATAAAACTATATTGAAACTTAAATGGACAAAAGAATTAAGCGTTAATAATAACGATATAGATGATCAACATAAAAATTTATTTAATATTATAAATAAATTAATTAGAATTCGGCAAAGCGGTTCTGACAGGGAGCATATTTTAGAAATTTTAAAAGAACTAGTGGATTATTCATATAAGCATTTTAAAACAGAAGATATTTATATGATGGATAACGATTTCCCATTATTCTTATCTCATAGTCAAGAACATCAAAAATATATGGTCAAAATAGGCGAGTTCATAAGTTCTTTTGAAGAAGAAAAAACCAATCTTTCAACTGATATTTTATTATTTCTAAGGGAATGGTGGATAAATCATATTTCTGAGACTGATATGAAATATACACTCTATATAAAAACAACTAACATACAGTGA
- a CDS encoding adenylate/guanylate cyclase domain-containing protein, which yields MKIEHLLELIETKGDFGAATNIVKQYLEALATVEDDALHKRLLKELISRYVILEKQADQLLKNTLPPIVADEIKYEGRFKSRAYSCTILFTDFVGFTRLAESMSNNLLIETLDHIFSEFDLLIAEHQGTKIKTIGDAYMAVFGAPVSYEEHPMMAVRAAMALLDFLDKFNSKAKNQFNMRIGIHTGSVMAGVVGRERMQFDIFGDDVNIAARFESSGVINKANVSESTYAKTKSHFHFEERGLVNLKNKGQMKAYIVIDEKNSDMKLK from the coding sequence ATGAAAATTGAGCATTTGTTAGAGTTGATAGAAACCAAAGGAGATTTTGGCGCTGCAACTAATATAGTCAAACAATATCTTGAGGCGCTTGCTACCGTTGAAGATGATGCGCTTCATAAACGGTTGCTCAAAGAACTCATTAGCAGATATGTAATTCTGGAAAAACAGGCAGATCAACTATTAAAAAATACACTACCTCCAATTGTTGCAGATGAAATCAAGTATGAGGGTCGTTTCAAATCCCGAGCTTATTCATGCACCATACTATTTACTGATTTTGTGGGGTTTACCAGACTGGCTGAAAGCATGTCTAACAATTTGTTGATAGAAACACTCGATCATATCTTTAGCGAGTTTGATTTGTTAATTGCTGAACATCAAGGAACTAAAATAAAAACAATTGGTGATGCCTATATGGCTGTTTTTGGCGCGCCTGTTTCTTATGAGGAACATCCAATGATGGCTGTCAGAGCAGCTATGGCCTTGCTTGATTTTTTAGATAAGTTTAATTCTAAGGCAAAAAATCAGTTTAATATGCGTATTGGCATACATACAGGAAGTGTGATGGCAGGTGTAGTCGGACGTGAGAGGATGCAATTCGATATTTTCGGTGATGATGTTAATATTGCTGCAAGATTTGAATCTTCTGGTGTTATTAATAAAGCCAATGTTTCAGAATCGACTTATGCGAAGACAAAAAGCCATTTCCATTTCGAAGAAAGAGGACTCGTCAATCTTAAAAACAAAGGACAAATGAAGGCATATATAGTGATTGATGAAAAAAATTCAGATATGAAATTAAAGTAA
- a CDS encoding MBL fold metallo-hydrolase — protein MIEIKSYNRPIQIAEGIYWVGFRDEKTNIGCNPYLVIEGDQAVLIDGGSRSDFADVMMKILQVGLDPRQINSLIYQHYDPDLCGSMMSFIDMCENPNLKIISDKNNNIFISYYISRDKFYLLKSISDYKYKLILNDRVLEFIPTPYSHSAGSFVTYDTKTGTLFSSDLFGSIFTEPDMFLSLDEKCYSCTNYDSCPNQKPDCPLKGIFLFHTTIMPCTKSLRYAMHKIEDMDIKCIAPQHGSILTNRREISYIIKKLKELEQVGIDGIE, from the coding sequence ATGATTGAAATAAAATCTTATAATAGACCTATACAAATAGCTGAAGGCATTTATTGGGTTGGATTCCGTGATGAAAAAACAAATATCGGCTGCAACCCATATTTAGTCATAGAAGGTGATCAAGCTGTCTTAATCGACGGTGGCAGCCGTTCGGACTTCGCTGATGTAATGATGAAAATACTTCAGGTTGGGCTCGATCCCCGTCAGATTAATAGTCTTATTTATCAGCACTATGACCCTGATTTATGCGGATCAATGATGAGTTTTATCGATATGTGCGAAAATCCCAATTTAAAAATCATTTCCGATAAAAACAACAACATTTTTATATCCTACTATATCTCTCGGGACAAATTCTATTTGTTGAAATCTATTAGTGATTATAAGTATAAATTAATATTAAATGATCGGGTTCTCGAATTTATACCAACGCCATATAGCCATAGCGCTGGCAGTTTTGTTACCTACGATACGAAAACAGGGACTTTATTTAGCAGTGATCTTTTTGGCAGTATTTTTACAGAGCCTGATATGTTCTTATCGTTAGATGAAAAATGCTATTCTTGCACGAATTACGATTCATGCCCCAATCAAAAGCCTGATTGTCCGCTTAAAGGAATTTTCCTATTTCATACAACCATCATGCCATGCACCAAATCTCTCAGGTATGCAATGCATAAAATCGAAGACATGGATATCAAATGCATCGCTCCGCAACATGGGAGCATTTTAACCAACAGGCGTGAAATATCATATATAATCAAAAAACTTAAAGAATTAGAGCAAGTAGGGATAGATGGTATAGAATAG
- a CDS encoding GGDEF domain-containing protein, with translation MSNSSLDTANIRQQLFELDESKEKYIRLEKMLKNSESRFRSIFENSLDVIIILNCRDNVIIHANPSLYRILHYKEEDIVGKPFSVLFQNQSEIDLNNVQFYDGVLQSQTFLKNDCSVCYMDLYFTSTVWDEKEAILVTLRDVSERKKAEEKIAHIAMHDILTDLPNRNLFIDRMQQAISSAKRQKKQMALLYIDLDKFKPINDRLGHKAGDEALLVTARRLEHSVRANDTVARIGGDEFVIIIQDINTEHDVTIVAQKIINIICQPFSINDKECTLGVSIGIGIYPHDGDNLDQLMKNADSAMYHAKKNGGGNNFVFFKKIYQSQGEKQ, from the coding sequence ATGTCAAATAGCTCATTGGATACAGCAAATATCAGACAGCAATTGTTCGAATTAGACGAATCTAAAGAAAAGTATATCCGACTTGAAAAAATGCTTAAAAATTCAGAAAGCCGATTTAGATCAATTTTTGAAAATTCTTTAGATGTGATTATCATTTTGAATTGCAGAGATAACGTTATTATTCATGCCAATCCATCGTTATACCGAATTTTGCATTACAAGGAAGAAGATATCGTTGGAAAACCTTTTTCTGTTCTGTTTCAGAACCAATCAGAAATAGATTTAAACAATGTACAATTTTATGATGGGGTACTGCAATCTCAAACTTTTCTAAAGAATGACTGTTCTGTTTGCTATATGGATTTATATTTCACCTCAACTGTATGGGATGAAAAAGAAGCGATACTTGTCACTTTACGAGATGTTTCAGAAAGAAAAAAGGCGGAAGAAAAAATCGCCCACATCGCTATGCATGATATTCTTACCGATCTTCCTAACAGAAATTTGTTTATTGACCGGATGCAGCAAGCTATTTCATCTGCAAAACGCCAAAAAAAACAGATGGCTTTATTGTATATTGATCTGGATAAATTTAAACCCATCAATGACAGACTTGGTCATAAAGCAGGGGATGAGGCGTTATTAGTAACGGCAAGACGTCTGGAACATTCTGTTCGTGCAAATGATACGGTTGCGCGAATCGGTGGCGATGAATTTGTAATCATAATTCAGGATATTAATACAGAACACGATGTCACTATAGTTGCTCAAAAAATCATTAATATCATATGTCAACCATTTTCTATAAATGATAAGGAATGCACTCTTGGCGTAAGCATTGGAATCGGGATATATCCTCATGATGGCGATAATTTGGATCAATTGATGAAAAATGCGGACTCGGCTATGTATCATGCTAAAAAAAATGGAGGGGGAAATAATTTTGTTTTTTTTAAAAAAATATATCAATCGCAAGGAGAGAAACAATGA
- a CDS encoding STAS domain-containing protein has translation MIIESNKTDKLLIVTPMEKRIDAYSAKDFKGKMVDWINEGNFHILIDLVNVDFIDSSGLNAIVSSLKTIGKNGDLYLCSINETIMSMFRLTRLNRVFKMFDSKDKAVEALSS, from the coding sequence ATGATAATAGAAAGCAATAAGACAGATAAATTGTTGATAGTAACGCCTATGGAAAAACGTATAGATGCTTACTCTGCAAAAGATTTCAAGGGGAAAATGGTAGATTGGATAAATGAAGGCAATTTTCATATACTAATAGACCTTGTTAATGTAGATTTTATTGATAGTAGTGGTCTTAATGCCATTGTATCGAGCTTGAAAACTATTGGAAAGAATGGTGATCTTTATCTTTGTTCCATCAATGAGACAATAATGAGCATGTTTAGGCTCACAAGGTTGAATCGTGTTTTTAAGATGTTTGATTCTAAGGATAAAGCTGTTGAAGCATTGTCTTCCTAA
- a CDS encoding ATP-binding protein codes for MIIPKTIKLTIDSYLENVFWIGLAVRSFCSYFYFNEVESCQIELSVVEAVTNSIKHAYQMQPMGKVDVIVSIDDRSIIFDICDKGKTMMTFEKATLEFDPQDIESLPEGGMGLYIIQNTMDEVIYKQINGMNILTLIKYLKKI; via the coding sequence ATGATTATACCCAAAACCATTAAATTAACAATCGATAGCTACCTTGAAAATGTTTTTTGGATAGGTTTGGCTGTCAGGTCTTTTTGTTCGTATTTTTATTTTAATGAGGTGGAGTCCTGTCAGATTGAACTTAGCGTAGTTGAAGCGGTAACAAATTCTATAAAGCATGCATATCAAATGCAACCTATGGGTAAAGTTGATGTTATTGTATCAATAGATGATCGCAGTATAATTTTTGATATCTGCGATAAAGGTAAAACAATGATGACTTTTGAAAAAGCTACTTTGGAATTTGACCCCCAAGATATTGAATCCCTGCCCGAAGGAGGTATGGGGTTGTATATTATCCAAAATACTATGGATGAAGTTATATATAAGCAGATAAACGGTATGAATATTTTAACTTTAATCAAATACTTAAAAAAGATATAA
- a CDS encoding tetratricopeptide repeat protein, translating into MLNSWNIKKRQYITFFILLVITACLSCSMYYLLKQKWIFYRNGEKFYALKDFSKAIVYYKQSIKLGLTNKNAFAHLADAYIFTQQIEEALYVYKNMFDMYPDQLFAQLKIAEILGQMKQYDESIKQYRHILYKYPNYRNARFYLARVLTWSGRFEEAVKEYRLFLELR; encoded by the coding sequence ATGTTAAATAGTTGGAATATAAAGAAAAGACAATATATTACATTTTTTATTTTATTAGTGATAACTGCTTGTCTTTCATGTAGTATGTATTATCTGCTAAAGCAAAAATGGATTTTCTACAGAAATGGAGAAAAATTCTATGCTTTAAAAGATTTTTCAAAGGCGATTGTCTATTATAAACAATCTATCAAACTTGGGTTGACTAATAAGAATGCCTTTGCTCATCTTGCTGATGCTTATATTTTTACTCAGCAAATTGAGGAGGCGCTTTATGTCTATAAAAATATGTTTGATATGTATCCTGATCAACTTTTTGCACAATTAAAGATAGCTGAAATTTTGGGGCAGATGAAGCAATATGATGAATCAATAAAGCAATATCGTCATATTTTATACAAATACCCTAATTATCGGAACGCTCGATTTTATCTGGCAAGAGTTCTTACATGGAGCGGTCGTTTTGAGGAAGCAGTAAAAGAATATAGACTGTTCTTGGAATTAAGATGA